In one Methanobrevibacter arboriphilus genomic region, the following are encoded:
- a CDS encoding type II toxin-antitoxin system VapC family toxin, with protein MIFIDTNFFIGFFIKTDFWFERASEIIKEIPIEERIICQAVLNEIITLIGMKSDVKTCKKVYNYLKDTCTIFNENSIPNINDKIIETYINFNGDLSFTDSTIIESMKELGITKIISFDKDFDKMNGIERIY; from the coding sequence ATGATATTCATAGATACTAATTTTTTTATTGGATTTTTTATTAAAACTGATTTCTGGTTTGAAAGAGCAAGCGAAATAATAAAAGAGATACCCATTGAAGAAAGAATAATCTGTCAAGCTGTTTTAAACGAAATAATAACATTAATAGGTATGAAATCAGATGTAAAAACTTGCAAAAAAGTATACAACTATTTAAAAGATACCTGTACAATATTTAATGAAAATTCTATCCCTAATATCAATGATAAAATAATTGAAACTTACATAAATTTTAATGGTGATTTATCGTTTACAGATAGTACAATCATCGAATCTATGAAAGAATTAGGAATAACAAAAATAATAAGTTTTGATAAAGACTTCGATAAAATGAATGGAATTGAAAGGATTTATTAA
- a CDS encoding transglutaminase domain-containing protein encodes MVKYKKKILILVLLAIFVIGISITSVSAAESSDGNTKAKKVSQSDVLKASKNIKTYTDKNKKLPNYVTIKNQKYSMEEYMHLSSLTIYYKYKQKKNTVAVKSGVKSPKSPSGSKINGKLNKKQFSTYNVNAYKYIKNYDRAPNFISTKLGKMKFQTFIYANSRILAWSADNGGKLPNTLTLSISATHPINKYFPKYSSSSDSSSGSGSQVVNPTKSVSMTNIFEASNRVKNYIETNNAMPSTVKIGADTYSANDFLYLLSKALVNKNSGVNSNIAVLTTSAPSNPSGNNKLGKIYKAEFFNLAKSTANYYETNKKAPNYINSSLGNLQYQSMIYVFARIGSYIHNNKAIPNYVDVTVDSSSKINGGTGGSTDPPIGLDEYLKPTKNCQVNDAKIQAKAKEITKGCTNELQKATAIFNWVRDNIRYQSYTETLKGAVNTLSSKLGNCVDQTHLLIGLLRASGIPARYVNGMATFKSSGHIGHTWAEVYVNGKWMIADTTSSQNSLGSVKNCWNHEIWYKRAQIDF; translated from the coding sequence ATGGTAAAATATAAAAAAAAGATCTTGATTTTGGTTCTTTTAGCTATTTTTGTCATTGGGATTAGTATTACAAGTGTTTCTGCTGCTGAATCTAGTGATGGAAATACTAAAGCTAAAAAAGTGTCTCAATCTGATGTTTTAAAGGCTAGTAAAAATATTAAAACTTATACTGATAAAAATAAAAAACTGCCAAACTATGTTACTATTAAAAATCAAAAATATTCAATGGAAGAATATATGCATCTATCATCTTTAACGATATATTATAAATATAAACAAAAGAAGAATACAGTTGCAGTTAAATCTGGTGTTAAAAGCCCGAAAAGTCCTTCAGGTTCTAAAATCAATGGAAAACTCAATAAAAAACAGTTCTCCACTTATAATGTTAATGCTTATAAATATATAAAAAATTATGATCGTGCTCCTAATTTTATTTCTACAAAACTAGGTAAGATGAAATTTCAGACATTTATTTATGCTAACAGTCGTATTTTAGCATGGTCTGCAGATAATGGTGGTAAATTGCCTAATACTCTTACCCTTTCTATTTCTGCTACTCATCCTATTAATAAGTATTTTCCAAAATATTCTTCCAGTTCAGATAGTTCTTCTGGTTCTGGTTCTCAAGTTGTTAATCCAACTAAATCTGTTTCTATGACTAATATTTTTGAAGCCTCAAATAGGGTTAAAAATTACATTGAAACTAATAATGCAATGCCATCAACAGTTAAAATAGGTGCTGATACTTATTCTGCTAATGATTTCTTATATCTATTATCAAAAGCACTTGTTAATAAAAATTCAGGTGTAAATTCTAATATAGCTGTTTTAACAACCAGTGCTCCTTCTAACCCTTCAGGAAATAATAAACTTGGAAAAATTTATAAAGCTGAATTTTTTAATTTAGCTAAATCCACAGCAAACTATTATGAAACAAATAAAAAAGCTCCTAACTATATTAATTCTAGTCTTGGCAATTTACAATATCAATCGATGATTTATGTTTTTGCACGAATAGGGTCTTATATACATAATAATAAAGCGATTCCCAATTATGTTGATGTGACTGTAGATAGTTCTAGTAAAATTAATGGTGGAACTGGTGGAAGTACTGATCCTCCTATTGGTTTAGATGAGTATTTGAAACCTACTAAGAATTGTCAGGTGAATGATGCTAAAATTCAGGCTAAAGCTAAAGAAATTACAAAAGGCTGCACTAATGAATTGCAAAAAGCTACTGCTATTTTTAACTGGGTAAGGGATAATATTAGATATCAATCTTATACTGAGACTCTTAAAGGTGCAGTTAATACTTTATCTAGTAAATTGGGTAATTGTGTTGATCAAACTCACTTGTTGATTGGGCTTTTAAGAGCTTCTGGTATTCCTGCTCGTTATGTCAATGGTATGGCTACTTTCAAATCTAGTGGACACATAGGCCATACTTGGGCTGAAGTTTATGTTAATGGTAAATGGATGATTGCTGATACAACTAGCAGTCAAAATAGTTTAGGATCTGTTAAAAATTGTTGGAATCATGAAATATGGTATAAAAGAGCTCAAATAGATTTCTGA
- a CDS encoding ATP-grasp domain-containing protein — MVNNNSVNSVLVFEYYTASGKNDPTIISEAKCLIDSLLNELSSFSEDNDTKIHFLVANDFKYIGDNYNYINENKIIIDVSLEDWLKSNIDKFDSCMFISAEENMNLYNLAKLIEDKGVKIYGSDSNSTLICSNKFLTFKHLQSIVKQPKTFQFTISDEISWEESIKDIFKSLKSSNDSRISDNEYSKNSKINDINKFSNYSKNSDINKSSNDFRTRSSNDYKLIVKPIYGVDCQDMVIISEIEDINNIKNVFPNNTQVLVQEYIHGDNFSVSLISDGKKAIPISFNKQYIDINKENQSYIGGELPFNHPDLESAFLIAKKAVESIEGIKGFVGVDLIITDDYSAGNNSIYFLEINSRFTTPYVGLSKIAKFNIGKSIINLLDNKIDISKLYKEGFGSNKFDKMVKFKKNGNNLDIEVL; from the coding sequence ATGGTAAATAATAATAGTGTTAACTCTGTTTTGGTTTTTGAATATTACACTGCTTCTGGAAAAAACGATCCTACGATTATTTCTGAAGCTAAATGTTTAATCGATTCACTTTTAAATGAATTAAGTTCGTTTTCAGAGGATAATGATACGAAAATTCATTTTCTAGTAGCTAATGATTTTAAATATATTGGAGATAATTATAATTATATTAATGAAAATAAGATTATTATTGATGTGTCTTTAGAAGATTGGCTAAAGAGTAATATAGATAAATTTGATAGTTGTATGTTTATTTCAGCTGAAGAGAATATGAATCTATACAATTTAGCTAAATTAATTGAAGATAAAGGTGTAAAGATTTATGGTTCTGATTCAAATTCTACTTTAATCTGCTCTAACAAATTTTTAACTTTCAAACATCTTCAAAGTATTGTAAAACAACCTAAAACTTTTCAATTCACTATCTCTGATGAAATTTCATGGGAAGAATCTATTAAAGATATATTTAAATCTTTAAAATCTTCCAATGATTCTAGAATTAGTGATAATGAATATTCTAAGAATTCTAAAATTAATGATATTAATAAATTTTCTAATTATTCTAAAAATAGTGACATTAATAAATCTTCTAATGATTTTAGAACTAGAAGTAGCAATGATTATAAATTAATTGTTAAACCTATTTATGGTGTTGATTGTCAGGATATGGTTATTATATCTGAAATTGAAGATATAAATAATATAAAAAATGTTTTTCCTAATAACACTCAAGTTCTAGTTCAAGAGTATATTCATGGAGATAACTTTAGTGTTAGCTTAATTTCTGATGGTAAAAAAGCTATTCCAATTAGCTTTAATAAGCAATATATAGATATAAATAAAGAAAATCAATCTTACATTGGAGGAGAACTTCCTTTCAATCATCCTGATCTTGAATCTGCTTTTTTGATAGCTAAAAAAGCTGTAGAATCTATTGAAGGTATTAAAGGATTTGTTGGTGTTGATTTAATTATAACTGATGATTATTCTGCTGGTAATAATTCTATTTATTTTTTAGAAATTAATTCTAGGTTTACTACTCCTTATGTTGGACTTAGTAAAATAGCTAAATTTAATATAGGAAAATCAATAATTAATCTTTTAGATAATAAAATTGATATTTCTAAATTATATAAAGAAGGTTTTGGATCTAATAAATTTGATAAGATGGTTAAATTTAAGAAAAATGGTAATAATTTAGATATTGAAGTTTTATAA
- the wecB gene encoding non-hydrolyzing UDP-N-acetylglucosamine 2-epimerase — protein sequence MKIAIVLGTRPEIIKMVSVIDEIILRGHELILIHTGQHYDHEMSDQFFEELELPTPNYNIGVGSSSHGKQTGKMMEGIEEILLKETPDILLVQGDTNAVLAGALVASKLHIPVGHVEAGLRSYDITMPEEVNRKAADVCSKYYFVPTEKSAINLSLEGISRKDIFITGNTVVDACFRNLEIAKKHIDDIENSSNPSNSFNPSNYSNSSNSSNNSTSPDSSKSSSFSNEILNLLKLDNIITLTMHRAENVDNKKRLTDIIDAIAELKDFNIVFPIHPRTKKTMENFGLYEDLSKLDNVHLIKPLGYLDFLLLMSKSLIIVTDSGGLQEEAITLDIPSLTLRYNTERPETVEMGGNILVGADKDFIVDSANKILNDKSFYDKMSLAPNPYGDGTAGKKILDIIEDSYEKGECRLDSPDDIMDTFTTLMKIVDEDITVFDFEINNNALIRTVFNPAYESMKFPSDDLNLKGMNILYDKMS from the coding sequence ATGAAAATAGCTATTGTACTTGGAACAAGGCCTGAAATTATAAAAATGGTTTCTGTAATTGATGAAATTATTCTTAGAGGTCATGAATTAATTCTTATTCATACTGGTCAACATTATGATCATGAAATGTCTGATCAGTTTTTTGAAGAGTTAGAATTACCTACTCCTAACTATAACATTGGAGTGGGATCTTCTTCTCATGGTAAGCAAACTGGTAAGATGATGGAAGGAATAGAGGAAATATTACTCAAAGAAACTCCAGACATACTTTTAGTTCAAGGAGATACAAATGCTGTTTTAGCTGGAGCTTTAGTAGCTTCTAAACTCCATATTCCTGTAGGTCATGTAGAAGCAGGACTTAGATCTTATGATATTACTATGCCTGAAGAAGTTAATAGAAAAGCTGCTGATGTTTGTTCAAAGTATTACTTTGTTCCTACTGAAAAATCTGCTATTAATTTATCTCTTGAAGGCATCTCTAGAAAAGATATATTTATAACTGGAAACACTGTTGTTGATGCTTGTTTTAGAAATCTAGAAATAGCTAAAAAACATATTGATGATATTGAAAATTCTTCCAATCCTTCAAATTCTTTCAATCCTTCAAATTATTCCAATTCTTCTAACTCTTCTAATAATTCTACTTCTCCTGATTCTTCTAAATCTTCATCATTTTCTAATGAAATATTAAATTTATTAAAATTAGATAATATTATTACTTTAACTATGCATAGGGCTGAAAATGTTGATAATAAAAAGCGTTTAACAGATATAATCGATGCAATAGCTGAACTTAAAGATTTTAACATAGTTTTCCCAATTCATCCAAGAACTAAAAAAACAATGGAAAATTTTGGCTTATATGAAGATTTATCTAAGTTAGACAATGTTCATCTTATAAAACCATTAGGATATTTAGACTTTTTACTTTTAATGTCAAAATCATTAATTATTGTTACTGATTCTGGAGGTCTTCAAGAAGAGGCTATTACTCTAGATATTCCTTCTCTTACTCTTAGATATAATACTGAACGTCCTGAAACTGTTGAAATGGGTGGAAATATTTTAGTTGGTGCTGATAAAGACTTTATTGTTGATAGTGCTAATAAAATCTTAAATGATAAATCTTTTTATGATAAAATGAGTTTAGCTCCAAATCCTTATGGTGATGGAACAGCTGGAAAGAAAATATTGGATATAATTGAAGATAGCTATGAAAAAGGAGAATGTAGATTAGATTCTCCTGATGATATTATGGATACTTTCACTACTTTAATGAAAATTGTTGATGAAGATATTACAGTTTTTGATTTTGAAATTAATAATAATGCTTTAATTAGAACAGTTTTCAACCCTGCTTATGAGTCAATGAAGTTTCCAAGTGATGATTTGAATTTAAAAGGAATGAATATTTTATATGATAAAATGAGCTGA
- a CDS encoding AbrB/MazE/SpoVT family DNA-binding domain-containing protein, with product MIKAETNIYDKFQTVIPKKIREKLGLTKDHVIEWIADENGKVELKFRKKLTDDDVKGMISLKEKTNAVKLVDDIYKKGDKKI from the coding sequence ATGATAAAAGCTGAAACAAATATTTATGACAAATTTCAAACCGTAATACCTAAAAAAATAAGAGAAAAATTAGGATTAACAAAAGATCATGTTATTGAATGGATCGCAGATGAAAATGGAAAAGTAGAACTAAAATTTAGAAAAAAATTAACCGATGATGATGTAAAAGGCATGATATCTCTAAAAGAAAAAACAAATGCAGTTAAATTAGTAGATGATATCTATAAAAAAGGAGATAAAAAAATATGA